One window of Trichoderma breve strain T069 chromosome 3, whole genome shotgun sequence genomic DNA carries:
- a CDS encoding DEAD/DEAH box helicase domain-containing protein produces MESMRGILHKTSLQEAQERQLAGQKRTWSTSNGDEDRKDSPSGSGSAFIATTVAPASASSQNSVRFQNALHFLPPSTKLSASKIVTFNASEGPSEYTQRRVFAATPSSTIDPELDLAHPVYNLPPQLVNNFASLGIKQIYPWQKNCLKGPGLLTGAKNLVYCAPTGGGKSLVADLLMLKRIMEEPETKALLILPYVALVQEKVRWLRTVVQGLAANLDPEALEKQKANSIWRLRPDHDSIKVIGFFGGGKIRSTWQDFDIGICTLEKANMLINTAIEDSSISQLRAVVLDELHMIDDDHRGYLLELIATKLLSLEQPIQIIGMSATLPNANLVAKWLNAHSYETRYRPIPIEEHLVCEGKVYHIGTNGATAQRQLKVEEISKARIDPTRQIEESSHKEFRDPVLNAVVSLAHETALMGYGALVFAGSRGICESDARLISRVMPQPHEVDSKTMDKRMDLLSELRSLSTGADPVLEETAGLTSEERDLIAEAYDAGTLLICVATCSLAAGINLPARRVILHNARMGREFVGPSMLRQMRGRAGRQGKSPVGETYLCCRQDDLEQVLDLMYADIPEIASCLNTENKRVQRAILEVISVRLANSHESLLEYFSNSLISFTHDREFVENCLTSGLEEIHDLGLIVNDSYSSFAATQLGKAIVASSVDPYDGVFIHAELTKTLKAFVMDGEMHILYVFTPVQDFGIIVNWQVFRNEMDALDESGLRVLGFLGIKPTAVLKLAQGVPLKENTPEERELARVYRRFYLALQLRDLCNEMPIHVVARKYDSPRGSVQTLAQTCQGFAAGMIKFCEHMGWGIMAAALEHFSDRLMAGARTDLLELAKIPFIKSRTARVFWENGYRTVGAIANADPKELVLILMQAQPNKLRLKGKVDEKYEEKLLAKANVISASANRLWQVQLQAEMAEE; encoded by the exons ATGGAGAGCATGAGGGGCATCTTGCACAAGACGAGCCTCCAGGAAGCTCAGGAGCGGCAGCTGGCTGGACAGAAGAGAACCTGGTCGACAAGcaatggtgatgaggacAGAAAAGACTCGCCTTCAGGATCCGGATCTGCCTTTATCGCGACTACAGTTGCTCCcgcatcagcttcttcccaGAACTCAGTCCGGTTTCAAAACGCTCTTCATTTCCTTCCACCTTCCACCAAACTTTCTGCAAGCAAAATCGTCACATTTAATGCATCAGAAGGACCTTCCGAGTATACCCAGAGGCGTGTTTTTGCTGCCACGCCATCTTCTACCATAGACCCCGAGCTCGACCTTGCCCATCCTGTATATAATCTGCCGCCTCAGCTTGTTAATAATTTTGCTTCCCTTGGAATTAAGCAAATCTACCCATGGCAGAAAAACTGCCTCAAAGGGCCAGGCTTGCTTACAGGTGCTAAAAATTTGGTTTATTGTGCTCCCACCGGCGGTGGCAAGTCCCTTGTTGCTGATT TACTCATGCTCAAGAGGATAATGGAAGAACCCGAGACCAAAGCCCTACTTATTCTCCCATATGTTGCCCTTGTGCAAGAAAAGGTTCGCTGGCTACGGACCGTCGTTCAAGGACTTGCCGCAAACCTGGATCCTGAAGCactggagaagcaaaaagccaATAGTATATGGCGACTTCGTCCAGACCATGACTCTATTAAAGTCATCGGCTTCTTTGGTGGCGGCAAGATTAGATCTACTTGGCAGGATTTTGATATCGGCATATGCACCCTCGAAAAG GCCAATATGCTCATCAATACCGCCATAGAAGACTCTTCCATATCCCAATTGCGAGCTGTAGTTCTCGACGAGCTTCacatgattgatgatgaccATCGTGGGTATCTTCTCGAGCTGATAGCAACTAAACTCTTGAGTTTGGAGCAGCCCATTCAGATCATTGGCATGAGCGCTACTCTTCCT AATGCAAACCTGGTTGCCAAATGGCTTAATGCACACTCTTACGAAACTAGGTACAGGCCAATACCAATCGAAGAGCACCTGGTCTGCGAAGGAAAAGTCTACCACATCGGTACCAACGGTGCTACGGCCCAAAGACAGCTGAAAGTTGAGGAGATATCAAAAGCTCGGATAGATCCTACGCGACAAATCGAAGAATCCAGCCATAAGGAATTTCGCGATCCGGTTCTCAACGCCGTGGTATCCTTGGCTCATGAGACAGCCCTGATGGGTTATGGCGCTTTGGTATTCGCTGGTAGCCGAGGCATTTGCGAGTCGGATGCTCGCCTCATCAGCAGAGTAATGCCCCAGCCACACGAAGTGGATAGCAAAACCATGGACAAGAGGATGGATCTGTTGAGCGAGCTGCGAAGTCTCAGTACAGGTGCTGATCCCGTATTGGAGGAAACC GCGGGCTTAACGAGCGAGGAGAGAGATCTCATCGCCGAAGCATATGATGCTGGCACACTGCTAATATGCGTTGCCACCTGCAGCTTGGCAGCTGGTATCAATCT TCCTGCTCGAAGGGTGATCCTTCATAATGCAAGGATGGGGCGTGAATTCGTCGGCCCCTCCATGTTACGGCAGATGAGAGGTCGTGCCGGAAGGCAGGGCAAATCCCCTGTTGGAGAGACATATCTCTGCTGTCGCCAAGACGACCTAGAGCAGGTCTTAGATCTCATGTATGCGGATATCCCAGAAATTGCTAGTTGTCTCAACACTGAAAATAAGCGTGTTCAACG AGCCATTTTGGAAGTCATTTCCGTTCGCTTGGCGAACAGCCATGAGTCTCTCCTCGAATATTTTTCCAATTCTCTAATAAGCTTCACTCATGATCGAGAGTTTGTAGAAAATTGCCTAACGTCAGGACTGGAGGAGATTCACGATTTAGGCTTAATTGTTAATGATTCTTACTCGAGTTTTGCGGCGACACAACTGGGCAAAGCCATAGTTGCCTCTTCTGTTGATCCCTACGATGGGGTCTTTATACATGCCGAACTTACCAAGACGCTCAAGGCCTTTGTCATGGATGGCGAGATGCACATTCTCTACGTCTTTACTCCGGTTCAAGATTTTGGCATCATAGTCAACTGGCAAGTGTTTCGCAACGAGATGGACGCCTTAGATGAGAGTGGGCTTCGAGTCCTTGGCTTTCTGGGTATCAAGCCGACGGCCGTTCTCAAGCT TGCTCAGGGAGTTCCGCTTAAGGAGAATACACCCGAAGAAAGAGAGTTGGCCCGTGTATACCGTCGATTTTATCTGGCACTGCAATTACGAGATTTATGTAATGAGATGCCGATACATGTGGTCGCGCGAAAGTACGACTCGCCTCGGGGTTCTGTGCAGACGCTTGCGCAGACATGCCAGGGCTTCGCGGCAGGCATGATTAAGTTTTGCGAGCACATGGGATGGGG TATCATGGCTGCTGCGCTGGAGCATTTCTCGGACAGACTGATGGCCGGCGCAAGGACAGATCTCTTGGAGCTCGCCAAGATTCCATTCATCAAGAGCCGCACAGC CCGAGTCTTTTGGGAGAACGGATACCGGACCGTCGGTGCTATAGCAAACGCTGATCCAAAGGAATTGGTTCTGATTCTGATGCAG GCCCAGCCGAATAAACTGCGACTCAAGGGGAAAGTCGATGAGAAATATGAAGAAAAGCTACTCGCCAAGGCAAATGTAATATCAGCTTCGGCGAATCGGCTTTGGC AGGTTCAACTGCAGGCTGAAATGGCTGAAGAATAA
- a CDS encoding PX-associated domain-containing protein, which translates to MTVAEQELPDSGAAVSLPIRANGSDVAPASSSNALTGKQEHYLKRELIADQVKWEISELNSPTALQRFGAPFKSEQGEVSPQESELPILRYIFVHHVRDFPFLDKAREKEFWQDRLQVFLESFATKQISSSEDRLEETKRRKLAIKAQKLVELMMVSGIPTSSGFEERIKFSEIEIVDSNAIDRGVMNTLPEGNYINGWDVNVAGVRVTSVKRNIRYHKHAEFILRIKRKGELEHFVGRRYGDFSKLHRRLRTELPGRVIPSLPKKNKSDTRTSGLLPSFTTGNDSDASSVSSESTRRTSRLSQQLGGVSLLTPGGGASRGPGSIRSSKSNRSRKVASPRPSVDGQYVLWRENQRVSLRAFLRSLLHNPQIANTKAMVDFFSGDPITPTDEDVEDILRRKALDEKRMEEQKEFYEIARRRAAELDEYMEQFRRDIVERNGLTLLFKEIKEKQTIGDLSIQYRKFAEWLRIEIAAIVYHLFLAEDNSADMFAQAKRIHSLVPYTVIKNVIRIANPAAVMSGILDIFIAQPFGARSLMQRMFSLALHDGIRSFQRSIDALDIKIGDPVFTEKIKLYTNAEEDIKKEIRRQAEEEDLDIIVVILRSDLLEPELTGEQIQRLFNAYVAFNNAVENIDEELKQGAQLFSYLKQLLKLCTRYRDKSMLLQLIEEPVTLKLFRDLFTIFYEPLVRVYKSANVYNSVTDFAVFIDDMIKVVEKCREDDASADPNQTVQAFIDLCARHEHNFYKFVHEIHTHDNGLFTQLMEWIEGILEFLRKGPKNGTLNVNALFEGGVSSGVINKEKAIEEINALIAWQEARKKWHSDKTQQKMAAEGAPGSDMMPTGFSSSDFGLNGEDLEDLAYDDGSETEAEEEDDMDPIDAERQRRAKKRDRLRRSAGEPVKPDISEVHKLKENFLVMLRNVLAD; encoded by the exons ATGACAGTTGCCGAACAGGAACTGCCCGATAGCGGCGCTGCTGTTTCTCTGCCCATTCGCGCCAATGGCTCAGACGTCGCACCCGCATCAAGCAGCAATGCGCTGACGGGTAAACAGGAGCACT ACTTGAAGAGGGAACTCATCGCAGATCAAGTCAAGTGGGAGATCAGCGAGCTCAATTCCCCCACAGCCCTGCAGCGCTTCGGTGCGCCATTCAAGTCGGAACAGGGCGAAGTGTCTCCCCAGGAATCCGAGCTGCCGATTCTGCGATACATCTTTGTCCACCATGTTCGCGATTTCCCGTTTCTCGACAAGGCTAGGGAGAAGGAGTTTTGGCAAGACAGGCTCCAAGTC TTTCTCGAGTCGTTTGCCACGAAGCAAATTTCCTCGTCCGAAGACCGTCTGGAGGAAACGAAGCGGCGGAAGCTGGCCATCAAGGCGCAGAAGCTGGTCGAGCTGATGATGGTTTCCGGCATTCCCACCTCGTCCGGGTTCGAAGAGCGTATCAAGTTTTCGGAAATCGAAATCGTAGATAGCAACGCCATCGACAGGGGCGTTATGAACACCCTCCCCGAAGGAAACTACATCAACGGCTGGGACGTTAATGTAGCCGGCGTTCGCGTCACTTCGGTCAAGCGCAACATTAGATACCACAAGCACGCCGAGTTCATTCTCCGAATCAAGAGGAAGGGCGAGCTGGAGCACTTTGTCGGGCGCCGATATGGAGATTTTAGCAAATTGCACCGAAGACTGCGTACCGAACTGCCTGGGAGAGTCATACCTTCACtgccgaagaagaacaagtcgGATACGCGAACAAGCGGGCTGCTGCCCAGCTTTACCACAGGAAACGACTCTGACGCCTCCTCTGTGTCTTCAGAATCAACTCGGAGGACGAGCAGACTGTCCCAGCAATTGGGCGGAGTGTCGCTACTAACTCCTGGGGGAGGAG CTTCGCGTGGCCCGGGATCAATAAGGTCATCTAAATCAAACCGCTCGAGGAAGGTAGCTTCACCTCGGCCATCTGTTGATGGTCAA TATGTCCTTTGGCGTGAGAACCAGAGAGTCTCACTCCGCGCTTTCCTACGATCTCTCTTGCACAACCCCCAAATTGCCAATACCAAAGCAATGGTGGACTTTTTCAGCGGTGACCCCATCACACCCACAGACGAGGACGTCGAAGATATCTTGAGGCGCAAGGCACTTGATGAGAAGCGTATGGAAGAGCAGAAGGAATTTTATGAGATTGCTAGGAGGCGTGCtgctgagcttgatgagTATATGGAACA GTTCCGGCGGGATATCGTCGAACGCAACGGCCTTACGCTCTTGTTCAAAGAGATCAAGGAAAAGCAAACGATTGGCGATCTCAGCATTCAATATCGTAAATTTGCCGAATGGCTGAGGATCGAAATCGCTGCCATTGTATACCacctcttcttggccgaggACAACTCGGCCGACATGTTCGCTCAAGCTAAACGCATTCACTCGCTCGTTCCATATACCGTCATTAAGAATGTCATCCGAATCGCAAATCCCGCAGCAGTCATGTCCGGTATTCTGGACATTTTCATTGCCCAACCCTTCGGAGCCCGATCACTCATGCAGCGAATGTTTTCCCTCGCACTGCATGATGGCATCCGAAGCTTCCAGAGATCTATCGACGCACTGGATATCAAGATTGGCGACCCCGTATTCACTGAAAAGATTAAACTGTACACAAACGCCGAGGAAGACATCAAAAAGGAAATCCGACGCCaggctgaggaagaggaccTTGATATCATCGTGGTGATATTGCGATCAGATCTTCTCGAACCCGAATTAACGGGCGAGCAGATTCAGCGATTATTCAACGCATATGTTGCCTTTAACAATGCCGTCGAGAACATTGACGAGGAACTGAAGCAGGGAGCCCAGCTCTTCTCGTACCTcaaacagcttctcaagcTTTGCACGCGCTACAGAGATAAGAGCATGCTGCTACAACTGATTGAGGAGCCTGTTACGCTGAAGCTCTTCCGAGACCTTTTTACCATATTCTACGAGCCCCTCGTGCGGGTGTACAAGTCGGCCAACGTATACAATAGCGTCACTGACTTTGCCGTTTTCATCGACGACATGATCAAGGTGGTTGAAAAGTGCAGGGAAGACGATGCGTCTGCAGATCCTAACCAGACTGTCCAAGCATTTATCGATCTGTGTGCTAGACACGAGCACAATTTCTACAAATTCGTACATGAGATCCACACCCACGACAATGGTCTGTTTACTCAGCTTATGGAGTGGATCGAGGGCATCTTGGAGTTCCTCCGTAAGGGGCCCAAGAACGGCACGCTGAATGTCAACGCCTTGTTCGAAGGCGGCGTCAGCAGCGGCGTCAtcaacaaggaaaaggcaatAGAAGAGATTAACGCCCTGATTGCCTGGCAAGAGGCCCGGAAGAAGTGGCATAGCGATAAGACacagcagaagatggcggcggaAGGAGCGCCGGGCAGCGATATGATGCCGACCGGCTTCAGCTCGTCCGACTTTGGCCTCAACGGCGAAGACCTGGAGGACTTGGCTTACGACGACGGTTCGGAGActgaggcggaggaggaggacgacaTGGATCCGATAGATGCCGAGAGGCAGCGAAGGGCCAAGAAACGCGACCGCCTGCGCCGTTCGGCGGGAGAGCCTGTGAAGCCAGATATTTCCGAGGTTCACAAGCTGAAGGAGAATTTCCTGGTTATGCTGAGAAATGTCTTGGCCGACTAG
- a CDS encoding cgr1 family domain-containing protein: protein METPVEKKVEKATKPYGMRKNGMQWHAPKKAFRPTKGLSSYEQRTKERAAMAQMKAKEKEMKEEKEEERQRRIQAIRDKRAKKEERERYEKLAEKMHRKRVERLKRKEKRNKLLNS, encoded by the exons ATGGAGACTCCAGTCGAAAAGAAGGTTGAAAAGGCAACAAAGCCTTATGGCATGCGCAAGAATG GAATGCAATGGCATGCTCCAAAGAAGGCGTTTCGCCCGACCAAAGGCCTCTCATCGTATGAGCAGAGGACTAAGGAGCGGGCTGCAATGGCGCAGATgaaggcaaaggaaaaggagatgaaggaggagaaggaggaagagcgcCAG CGACGGATCCAAGCCATCAGGGATAAGCGagcaaagaaggaagagagagaaagatacGAGAAGCTGGCCGAAAAGATGCACCGCAAGCGAGTGGAGAGATTGAAGCGCAAGGAGAAGCGAAACAAGCTGTTGAACTCATGA
- a CDS encoding g-patch domain-containing protein — MSGEDDEDDYMNMTFQDPTPATESSVQRAQRLKKESRARGIIKSKAQLAQEEVAAREKALSTSMLEDPRSKKSKGLAMMAKMGFKGGGLGKKAEDGESSGKSEPIKISMKEDRGGIGMDSEKKRKLQEAFEEREIKSVKIDPLEYRERMRMEREDARLESQLHAAQRTAERLDDEKAGSDTNEHSSEEETSIPKPEPLSSRPLKSIPVLYRGLIRHREEKERDRRMRYDLEQSLSRLPTYENDEEDEDDKKALGKKQVTYSTADDLDEEDEELDEFNALEPGTRLSRLVMYLRETHHYCFWCKMAYPDAEMDGCPGITEEDHD, encoded by the coding sequence ATGTCCggtgaagacgatgaagacgactaCATGAACATGACGTTCCAAGACCCTACTCCCGCCACAGAATCTTCTGTTCAGCGAGCCCAACGgctaaaaaaagaatcacGCGCCCGTGGTATCATAAAATCCAAAGCACAGCtcgctcaagaagaagttgccgcaagagaaaaggcaCTCTCAACCTCCATGCTCGAGGATCCACGTtcaaagaagagcaaaggtcttgccatgatggccaaAATGGGTTTCAAGGGAGGTGGTCTGGGCAAGAaggcagaagatggcgaatCATCTGGCAAGTCAGAGCCTATCAAGATCAGCATGAAGGAGGATCgcggcggcattggcatggatagcgagaagaagaggaagcttcAAGAAGCCTTTGAAGAGAGGGAAATCAAGTCTGTCAAAATTGATCCTTTGGAGTACCGcgagaggatgaggatggagagggaaGATGCTAGACTGGAATCACAGCTCCATGCCGCACAACGAACAGCTGAGAGATTGGATGACGAGAAGGCTGGCTCAGATACGAATGAACACTcatcagaagaagaaacttcAATTCCAAAGCCGGAACCACTATCATCGCGACCACTCAAGTCTATTCCTGTGCTTTATCGGGGCTTGATTCGACATCGCGAAGAAAAGGAGCGTGATCGACGAATGAGATATGATCTAGAGCAATCCCTTTCGCGGTTACCGACGTATGAgaatgatgaggaggatgaggacgacaaGAAAGCTCTGGGCAAGAAACAAGTCACGTACTCAACTGCAGATGACctggacgaagaagatgaggaactGGACGAATTTAATGCGCTTGAACCTGGCACTAGACTAAGTCGCCTAGTCATGTACTTGCGGGAGACACACCACTACTGTTTCTGGTGTAAAATGGCATATCCAGATGCGGAAATGGACGGTTGTCCCGGTATAACAGAGGAGGACCATGATTGA